A portion of the Streptomyces coeruleoprunus genome contains these proteins:
- a CDS encoding RNA polymerase sigma factor — MQTQSLTDAVPAQGLPPNHPEALPDGIPDLVELPEPARGPAAGKATAGPSSDLFRQYLREIGRIPLLTAAEEVELARRVEAGLFAEEKLARTPDPDSQLAVDLDTLVVMGRMAKRRLIEANLRLVVSVAKRYVGRGLTMLDLVQEGNLGLIRAVEKFDYARGYKFSTYATWWIRQAMSRALADQARTIRVPVHVVELINRVVRVQRRLLQERGHEPTAEEVAAHLDLPPERIGEVLRLAQEPVSLHAPVGEEDDVALGDLIEDGDAASPVESAAFLLLREHLEAVLSTLGERERKVVQLRYGLADGRPRTLEEIGKLFGVTRERIRQIESKTLGKLRDHAFADQLRGYLD, encoded by the coding sequence GTGCAGACCCAGAGCCTCACCGATGCCGTGCCCGCACAGGGCCTGCCCCCGAACCATCCGGAAGCCCTGCCGGACGGCATTCCGGACCTGGTGGAACTGCCCGAACCGGCGCGGGGCCCGGCCGCCGGGAAGGCCACGGCGGGCCCGTCGTCCGATCTGTTCCGGCAGTACCTGCGGGAGATCGGCCGCATCCCGCTCCTCACCGCCGCCGAGGAGGTCGAGCTGGCCCGCCGGGTCGAAGCCGGCCTGTTCGCCGAGGAGAAACTGGCCCGCACCCCCGACCCGGACTCGCAGCTCGCCGTCGACCTCGACACCCTCGTCGTGATGGGCCGGATGGCCAAACGCCGCCTCATCGAGGCGAACCTGCGGCTCGTCGTCTCCGTCGCCAAGCGCTACGTGGGCCGCGGCCTGACGATGCTCGACCTCGTCCAGGAGGGCAACCTCGGCCTCATCCGGGCCGTCGAGAAGTTCGACTACGCGCGCGGCTACAAGTTCTCCACGTACGCCACCTGGTGGATCCGCCAGGCGATGTCCCGGGCCCTCGCCGACCAGGCCCGGACCATCCGCGTCCCCGTGCACGTCGTCGAGCTGATCAACCGCGTCGTGCGCGTCCAGCGCCGGCTGCTCCAGGAGCGCGGCCACGAGCCCACCGCCGAGGAGGTCGCCGCGCACCTCGACCTGCCGCCCGAGCGGATCGGCGAAGTGCTGCGCCTCGCCCAGGAGCCGGTCTCGCTGCACGCCCCGGTGGGCGAGGAGGACGACGTCGCCCTCGGCGACCTCATCGAGGACGGCGACGCCGCCTCACCCGTGGAGTCCGCCGCGTTCCTGCTGCTGCGGGAGCACCTGGAGGCGGTGCTCTCCACGCTCGGCGAACGCGAGCGGAAGGTCGTCCAGCTCCGCTACGGCCTGGCCGACGGCAGGCCCCGCACCCTGGAGGAGATAGGGAAGCTCTTCGGCGTGACGCGCGAACGCATCCGCCAGATAGAGTCCAAGACCCTCGGCAAGCTGCGGGACCACGCCTTCGCGGACCAGCTGCGCGGCTATCTGGACTGA
- a CDS encoding ABC transporter ATP-binding protein, which translates to MAGPAGRMMAAGGGPGDRSMDFKGSFRRLLRQLAPEKVTLWVMILAVVASVALSVVGPLILGRATDLVFAGVVGRDMPEGVSKEQALEALRAKGDDGLADMLAGADFTPGQGIDFDAVGGVLLLVLAVYVAAGLLMLVSTRMSIRVINRTVYRMREDVQAKLERLPLSYFDRAKRGEVLSRATNDIDNIGQTMQQTMGQLINSALTIVGVLVMMFWVSPLLALVALVTVPLSVVVATRVGKRSQPHFVQQWKATGRLNAHVEEMYTGHTLVKVFGRQEESAAEFREQNEDLYEAGFRAQFNSGVMQPLMFFVSNLNYVLVAVVGGLRVASGSLSIGDVQAFIQYSRQFSMPLTQVASMANLVQSGVASAERVFELLDADEQPESPALERPAELRGAVSLEKVAFRYDPERPLIEDLSLKVEPGQTVAIVGPTGAGKTTLVNLLMRFYEVTGGRILLDGVDVARMSREELRSSIGMVLQDTWLFGGTIAENIAYGADAGREVTRKEIEEAARAAHADRFIRTLPDGYDTVIDDEGTGVSAGEKQLITIARAFLSDPVILVLDEATSSVDTRTEVLIQKAMARLAHGRTSFVIAHRLSTIRDADVILVMENGSLVEQGTHDELLTSGGAYARLYQAQFAQAVAEVD; encoded by the coding sequence ATGGCCGGTCCGGCAGGACGGATGATGGCGGCGGGGGGCGGCCCCGGGGACCGCTCCATGGACTTCAAGGGCTCGTTCCGGCGGCTGCTGCGGCAGCTGGCGCCGGAGAAGGTCACCCTGTGGGTGATGATCCTGGCCGTGGTGGCCAGTGTGGCGCTGTCGGTGGTGGGTCCGCTGATCCTCGGGCGGGCCACGGACCTGGTGTTCGCGGGGGTCGTCGGGCGCGACATGCCCGAGGGCGTCAGCAAGGAGCAGGCGCTGGAGGCGCTGCGGGCCAAGGGGGACGACGGGCTCGCGGACATGCTGGCGGGCGCGGACTTCACGCCGGGGCAGGGCATCGACTTCGACGCGGTCGGCGGTGTGCTGCTGCTGGTGCTCGCCGTGTACGTGGCGGCGGGGCTGCTGATGCTGGTGTCGACGCGGATGTCGATCCGGGTGATCAACCGGACCGTGTACCGGATGCGGGAGGACGTGCAGGCGAAGCTGGAGCGGCTTCCGCTGTCGTACTTCGACCGGGCCAAGCGCGGTGAGGTGCTGAGCCGGGCGACCAACGACATCGACAACATCGGACAGACGATGCAGCAGACGATGGGGCAGCTGATCAACTCGGCGCTGACCATCGTGGGCGTGTTGGTGATGATGTTCTGGGTGTCGCCGCTGCTGGCGCTGGTCGCGCTGGTGACCGTGCCGCTGTCAGTGGTCGTGGCGACGCGGGTCGGCAAGCGGTCGCAGCCGCACTTCGTACAGCAGTGGAAGGCGACGGGCCGGCTGAACGCGCACGTCGAGGAGATGTACACCGGGCACACCCTGGTGAAGGTGTTCGGCCGGCAGGAGGAGTCGGCGGCCGAGTTCCGCGAGCAGAACGAGGACCTGTACGAGGCGGGTTTCCGGGCGCAGTTCAACAGCGGGGTCATGCAGCCGCTGATGTTCTTCGTGTCGAACCTGAACTATGTGCTGGTCGCGGTGGTCGGTGGCCTGCGGGTGGCCTCCGGGTCGCTGTCCATCGGTGACGTCCAGGCGTTCATCCAGTACTCGCGGCAGTTCTCCATGCCGCTGACGCAGGTCGCGTCGATGGCGAACCTGGTGCAGTCCGGGGTGGCGTCCGCCGAGCGGGTCTTCGAGCTGCTGGACGCGGACGAGCAGCCGGAGTCGCCCGCGCTGGAGCGGCCGGCCGAGCTGCGGGGCGCGGTGTCGCTGGAGAAGGTCGCGTTCCGCTACGACCCGGAGCGGCCGCTCATCGAGGACCTGTCGCTGAAGGTGGAGCCCGGTCAGACGGTCGCGATCGTCGGCCCGACCGGCGCGGGCAAGACGACGCTGGTGAACCTGCTGATGCGGTTCTACGAGGTGACGGGCGGCCGGATCCTGCTCGACGGGGTGGACGTGGCCCGGATGTCGCGCGAGGAGCTGCGCTCGTCGATCGGCATGGTCCTCCAGGACACGTGGCTGTTCGGCGGGACGATCGCGGAGAACATCGCGTACGGCGCGGACGCCGGCCGCGAGGTGACGCGGAAGGAGATCGAGGAGGCCGCGCGGGCCGCGCACGCCGACCGGTTCATCCGAACGCTGCCGGACGGGTACGACACCGTCATCGACGACGAGGGCACGGGCGTCAGCGCCGGCGAGAAGCAGCTGATCACCATCGCGCGGGCGTTCCTGTCCGACCCGGTGATCCTGGTGCTGGACGAGGCGACGAGTTCGGTGGACACCCGCACCGAGGTGCTGATCCAGAAGGCGATGGCCCGGCTCGCGCACGGCCGGACCAGCTTCGTCATCGCGCACCGGCTGTCGACGATCCGCGACGCGGACGTGATCCTGGTGATGGAGAATGGTTCCCTCGTCGAACAGGGCACGCATGACGAGCTGCTGACCTCGGGAGGCGCGTACGCGCGCCTGTACCAGGCGCAGTTCGCCCAAGCGGTGGCCGAGGTCGACTGA
- a CDS encoding ABC transporter ATP-binding protein: protein MLIQLLRNHLGPYKRPIALLVLLQLVQTSATLYLPTLNADIIDNGVVRGDTGYILTFGALMIAVSVVQVAGNVGAVYYGARTAAALGRDVRAAVFARVQSFSAREVGQFGAPTLITRTTNDVQQVQMLVLMAFTLMVSAPIMCVGGIVMALGLDVPLSGVLLAVVPVLGIAVSLIVRKMRPLFRTMQERLDTVNRVLREQIAGNRVIRAFVRDAYERERFKGANTELTDVSMATGRLMALMFPTVMTVVNVSSVVVVWFGAHRIDSGAMEIGALTAFLAYLMQIVMAVMMATFMFMMVPRAEVCAERIEEVLRTESSVVPPVAPVREAVLRGHLEIRDADFRYPGAEEAVLHGVGLVARPGETTAIIGSTGSGKSTLLGLVPRLFDVTGGEVLVDGVDVRTLDPQVMARIVGLVPQKPYLFSGTVATNLRYGRPDATDEELWQALEVAQAADFVRGLEAGLNAPISQGGTNVSGGQRQRLAIARTLVQRPEIYLFDDSFSALDYATDALLRAALSRETAEATVVIVAQRVSTIRDADRIVVLDEGRVVGSGRHHELMQTNETYREIVLSQLTEAEAA from the coding sequence GTGCTCATTCAACTACTACGGAACCATCTGGGGCCGTACAAACGGCCCATAGCCCTGCTGGTGCTCCTGCAACTCGTGCAGACGAGCGCCACGCTCTATCTGCCCACACTGAACGCGGACATCATCGACAACGGTGTCGTGCGGGGGGACACCGGCTACATCCTGACGTTCGGCGCGCTGATGATCGCCGTCTCCGTCGTCCAGGTCGCGGGCAACGTCGGCGCCGTCTACTACGGCGCGCGGACGGCCGCGGCGCTCGGGCGGGACGTGCGGGCGGCGGTGTTCGCCCGTGTCCAGTCCTTCTCCGCGCGTGAGGTCGGCCAATTCGGGGCGCCGACCCTGATCACCCGCACCACCAATGACGTCCAGCAGGTGCAGATGCTGGTGCTGATGGCGTTCACGCTGATGGTGTCGGCGCCCATCATGTGCGTCGGCGGGATCGTCATGGCGCTCGGCCTCGACGTGCCCCTGTCGGGCGTGCTGCTGGCCGTGGTGCCGGTGCTCGGTATCGCCGTGTCGCTGATCGTGCGGAAGATGCGGCCGCTCTTCCGGACGATGCAGGAGCGGCTGGACACCGTGAACCGGGTGCTGCGCGAGCAGATCGCCGGCAACCGGGTCATCCGGGCGTTCGTCCGCGACGCCTACGAGCGGGAGCGGTTCAAGGGCGCCAACACGGAGCTGACCGACGTGTCGATGGCGACCGGGCGGCTGATGGCGCTGATGTTCCCGACGGTGATGACCGTGGTGAACGTCTCCAGCGTCGTGGTCGTCTGGTTCGGCGCGCACCGGATCGACTCCGGTGCCATGGAGATCGGCGCGCTGACCGCGTTCCTGGCGTATCTGATGCAGATCGTGATGGCCGTGATGATGGCCACCTTCATGTTCATGATGGTGCCGCGGGCCGAGGTGTGCGCCGAGCGCATCGAGGAGGTGCTGCGCACGGAGTCGAGCGTGGTGCCGCCGGTCGCGCCGGTGCGGGAGGCGGTCCTGCGTGGGCACCTGGAGATCCGGGACGCGGACTTCCGCTACCCGGGTGCCGAGGAGGCGGTCCTGCACGGGGTGGGTCTGGTGGCCCGGCCCGGCGAGACGACCGCGATCATCGGGTCGACGGGCAGCGGCAAGTCGACGCTGCTGGGCCTGGTGCCGCGGCTGTTCGACGTGACGGGCGGCGAGGTCCTCGTCGACGGCGTGGACGTACGGACGCTGGACCCGCAGGTCATGGCGCGGATCGTCGGCCTGGTCCCGCAGAAGCCGTACCTGTTCTCGGGGACGGTCGCGACGAACCTGCGGTACGGGCGGCCCGACGCGACCGACGAGGAGTTGTGGCAGGCCCTGGAGGTGGCCCAGGCGGCCGACTTCGTACGGGGGCTGGAAGCGGGGCTGAACGCGCCGATCTCGCAGGGCGGCACCAATGTGTCGGGCGGTCAGCGGCAGCGTCTGGCGATCGCGCGGACGCTGGTGCAGCGGCCCGAGATCTATCTCTTCGACGACTCGTTCTCGGCGCTGGACTACGCGACGGACGCGCTGCTGCGCGCGGCGCTGTCGCGGGAGACCGCCGAGGCGACGGTGGTGATCGTCGCTCAGCGCGTGTCGACCATCCGGGACGCCGACCGGATCGTGGTCCTCGACGAGGGCCGTGTGGTGGGGTCGGGCCGCCACCACGAGCTGATGCAGACCAATGAGACGTACCGGGAGATCGTGCTCTCCCAGCTGACCGAGGCGGAGGCTGCCTGA
- a CDS encoding FGGY family carbohydrate kinase has product MGIVAGLDSSSGFTRIVVCDTDTGAVLRQGYAPHPVDPKATEVDPQAWLLSLGDAATGGLLEGVQAIGVSAQHGLVPLDAQGTPVGAALVGNDKRAQVAAADLVEALGGRQAWADAVGCVPQAAQPVAKLRWLARTEPEPAQRVAALLQPHDWLVWQLLGRPARRTTDRGGASGTGYWSPATGAYRPDLVELALGHQAALPEVLGPAEAAGMTPEGLLISAGTGETMAATLGLGLGLGDAVVSLGASGSVMAVHHEAPADPDGMITALADAAGLHLPVVHTSNAVRALRGTAEMLGVDSLEELSALALKSTPGASGLVLLPYLEGERTPRLPHTAGTLSGLRRESMKPEHLARAAFEGMLCALADAMDVLRRRGVEVRRVFLLGAAAGLPAVQAAAPAIFGAQVVVPQPADYAALGAARQAAWALGVAHGTLSPQAPPAWQGAAAQVFEPGEELAVGQAVRQQFIATRDELHPGAFSS; this is encoded by the coding sequence ATGGGGATAGTCGCCGGGTTGGACAGTTCGTCGGGTTTCACGCGCATCGTCGTCTGCGACACGGACACGGGCGCCGTCCTGCGCCAGGGGTACGCCCCGCATCCCGTCGACCCGAAGGCCACGGAGGTCGACCCGCAGGCGTGGCTGCTGTCGCTGGGCGACGCCGCGACGGGCGGCCTCCTCGAAGGCGTGCAGGCCATCGGGGTGTCCGCGCAGCACGGGCTGGTCCCGCTGGACGCGCAGGGCACCCCCGTGGGGGCCGCGCTGGTCGGCAACGACAAGCGGGCGCAGGTGGCGGCCGCCGATCTGGTCGAGGCGCTGGGCGGCCGGCAGGCCTGGGCGGACGCCGTGGGCTGCGTACCGCAGGCGGCGCAGCCGGTGGCGAAGCTGCGGTGGCTGGCCCGCACCGAGCCCGAGCCGGCGCAGCGGGTCGCGGCGCTGCTCCAGCCGCACGACTGGCTGGTGTGGCAGCTGCTGGGGCGGCCGGCGCGGCGGACCACCGACCGGGGCGGCGCGTCCGGTACGGGCTACTGGTCGCCGGCCACCGGTGCGTACCGGCCGGATCTGGTGGAGCTGGCGCTGGGCCACCAGGCCGCTCTGCCCGAGGTGCTGGGGCCGGCCGAGGCCGCGGGCATGACGCCCGAGGGGCTGCTGATCTCCGCGGGCACCGGCGAGACCATGGCCGCCACGCTGGGGCTGGGGCTGGGGCTCGGGGACGCGGTGGTGTCGCTCGGCGCGTCCGGTTCGGTGATGGCCGTCCACCACGAGGCGCCGGCCGACCCCGACGGGATGATCACGGCGCTGGCCGACGCGGCGGGGCTGCACCTGCCGGTCGTCCACACGTCGAACGCGGTGCGTGCGCTGCGCGGCACGGCGGAGATGCTGGGCGTGGACAGCCTGGAGGAGCTGTCGGCGCTGGCGCTGAAGTCGACGCCGGGCGCCTCCGGTCTGGTGCTCCTCCCCTATCTGGAGGGTGAGCGCACCCCGCGGCTGCCGCACACCGCCGGAACGCTGAGCGGGCTGCGGCGCGAGTCGATGAAGCCGGAGCACCTGGCGCGGGCCGCGTTCGAGGGCATGCTGTGCGCGCTCGCCGACGCGATGGACGTGCTGCGGCGGCGCGGTGTGGAGGTGCGGCGCGTGTTCCTGCTGGGGGCGGCCGCCGGGCTGCCCGCGGTGCAGGCGGCGGCGCCCGCGATCTTCGGTGCGCAGGTCGTCGTACCGCAGCCGGCGGACTACGCGGCGCTGGGCGCGGCCCGGCAGGCGGCGTGGGCGCTGGGTGTGGCCCACGGGACGCTGTCGCCGCAGGCGCCGCCCGCGTGGCAGGGCGCGGCGGCGCAGGTGTTCGAGCCGGGCGAGGAGCTGGCGGTGGGCCAGGCGGTGCGCCAGCAGTTCATCGCGACGCGCGACGAGCTGCACCCGGGGGCGTTCAGCTCCTAG
- a CDS encoding YtxH domain-containing protein, whose amino-acid sequence MRYKLTFLVGLAVGYVLGTRAGRERYEQLRKSARQLSENPAVRNAAETAAQTGRQMAGRAYHVVSDTVGDRMPEAVAERVRSLRDRGQGAEDDWGTSNT is encoded by the coding sequence ATGCGGTACAAGCTCACGTTCCTCGTCGGCCTGGCCGTCGGATACGTCCTCGGGACCCGCGCCGGGCGCGAGCGGTACGAACAGCTGAGGAAGTCCGCCCGGCAGCTCTCCGAGAACCCGGCCGTCCGCAACGCCGCCGAGACGGCCGCGCAGACCGGGCGGCAGATGGCCGGAAGGGCCTATCACGTGGTGAGCGACACGGTCGGGGACCGGATGCCCGAGGCCGTCGCCGAGCGGGTGCGTTCCCTGCGGGACCGTGGTCAGGGGGCCGAGGACGACTGGGGCACGAGCAACACCTGA
- a CDS encoding sensor histidine kinase codes for MAVAALCLWAVAVRLWDLPHAGVQLFVIPVAVAVFPLRRRWPDAALLVLAVLAGAAAVVGPVTAAAAYTVAIGTVRPRHRVRLLGGASLSITGAATAAGTSIGPGSVAYGLELGLAMAVTAVVVPGLVGTVSGQQIRLLRALRERGDAAERARRFADGEARLHERSRIAAEMHDLVGHRLSLVSLHAGGLELALAKADPELREEAVLVRRTTRDAMRELRQVLGVLGPVGRDTGSDAFTDATGTRADVAALVAQSRGGGIAVRWEWSGPDLDVRPAQVRRAVHRVVREALTNVHRYAAASHVAVRVEHDDRTVRVTVRNGASPAPATTPREAGTGRGLPGLRERVELLGGTFEAGALPSGGFQVVAAVPAEPADAVVRRPAAGDTAASPPDGVDDDASALSRGPRIAGALTFGLGAAALWVLMSLAISMVYSQPRGSTPPPEPRLGMTYQELKGVFDSPAVRAAATGHEPPRPARTAGCVYPPAGSGPRPGAFTVTRYCFDAAQRLIAIDRFTVPSVRDAPPWETP; via the coding sequence GTGGCGGTGGCCGCCCTGTGTCTGTGGGCGGTCGCCGTGCGGCTGTGGGACCTGCCGCACGCCGGGGTCCAGCTCTTCGTGATCCCGGTCGCCGTCGCGGTCTTCCCGCTGCGGCGGCGTTGGCCCGACGCCGCGCTCCTGGTGCTCGCTGTCCTGGCCGGGGCGGCCGCCGTGGTCGGCCCGGTGACGGCGGCCGCCGCGTACACGGTGGCGATCGGTACGGTCCGTCCGCGCCATCGGGTCCGGCTGCTGGGCGGGGCCAGTCTGTCGATCACGGGGGCCGCGACCGCGGCCGGCACCTCGATCGGCCCCGGCTCGGTCGCTTACGGCCTGGAGCTGGGGTTGGCCATGGCGGTGACCGCCGTGGTCGTACCCGGCCTGGTGGGGACGGTCTCCGGGCAGCAGATCCGGCTGCTGCGGGCGTTGCGCGAACGCGGGGACGCCGCTGAGCGGGCCCGCCGGTTCGCGGACGGTGAAGCCCGCCTGCACGAGCGGTCGAGGATCGCCGCCGAGATGCACGACCTGGTGGGCCACCGGCTCAGTCTCGTCTCCCTGCACGCCGGCGGTCTGGAGCTCGCCCTGGCCAAGGCCGACCCCGAGCTGCGCGAGGAGGCCGTGCTGGTCCGCCGCACCACCCGGGACGCGATGCGCGAACTGCGTCAGGTGCTCGGGGTGCTCGGCCCGGTCGGCCGGGACACCGGGTCGGACGCGTTCACCGACGCCACCGGCACCCGGGCCGACGTCGCGGCGCTGGTCGCGCAGTCCCGCGGCGGCGGGATCGCCGTGCGGTGGGAGTGGAGCGGCCCCGACCTCGACGTGCGCCCGGCGCAGGTGCGGCGCGCGGTGCACCGGGTGGTGCGGGAGGCCCTGACGAACGTGCACCGGTACGCGGCGGCGTCCCATGTCGCCGTTCGGGTCGAGCACGACGACCGGACGGTGCGTGTGACGGTCCGCAACGGCGCGTCCCCGGCCCCGGCCACGACGCCGCGCGAGGCGGGGACGGGGCGCGGCCTGCCGGGCCTGCGCGAGCGGGTCGAGCTGCTCGGCGGAACCTTCGAGGCCGGCGCGTTGCCGTCCGGCGGGTTCCAGGTGGTGGCGGCCGTCCCCGCGGAACCGGCCGATGCCGTCGTGAGGAGACCGGCCGCGGGCGACACGGCAGCCTCCCCACCGGATGGGGTCGACGATGACGCGTCGGCGCTGTCGCGCGGTCCGCGTATCGCCGGGGCGTTGACGTTCGGTCTCGGTGCGGCGGCACTGTGGGTGCTGATGTCGCTCGCGATCAGCATGGTCTACAGCCAGCCGCGAGGCTCGACCCCGCCTCCCGAGCCGCGCCTCGGCATGACGTACCAGGAGCTGAAGGGGGTGTTCGACAGCCCGGCCGTGCGCGCCGCGGCCACCGGACACGAACCGCCGCGCCCCGCCCGGACAGCGGGCTGCGTCTACCCGCCCGCCGGGTCCGGTCCCCGGCCCGGCGCCTTCACCGTCACCCGCTACTGCTTCGACGCCGCACAACGCCTCATCGCCATCGACCGCTTCACCGTCCCGTCCGTACGGGACGCCCCGCCCTGGGAGACCCCATGA
- a CDS encoding response regulator transcription factor translates to MTRPTEPIRVLLADDEAMIRHGVRLILRHAEGIDVVAEAADGHAAVEEAAAHHPDVALVDIRMPVCDGLAAIAPLLALDPAPRVVMLTTFGDDDNVVRALREGAAGFLLKDEGPQELISAVRAAAAGDAVLSPGVTGTVISRMLRSGTPQDAGGALADERIARLTGREREVLAMLGQGLSNQDIAGRLGIGVGTVKTHVGAILDKTGSVSRVQAALLAHRTGLAS, encoded by the coding sequence ATGACCCGGCCCACCGAGCCGATCCGTGTCCTTCTCGCCGACGACGAGGCCATGATCCGGCACGGGGTCCGGCTGATCCTGCGCCATGCCGAGGGCATCGACGTGGTCGCCGAGGCCGCCGACGGACACGCGGCGGTCGAGGAGGCGGCCGCGCACCACCCGGATGTGGCGCTGGTGGACATCCGGATGCCGGTGTGTGACGGGCTCGCCGCGATCGCACCACTGCTCGCCCTCGACCCCGCGCCGCGCGTGGTGATGCTGACGACCTTCGGTGATGACGACAACGTGGTGCGGGCGCTGCGGGAAGGTGCCGCCGGGTTCCTGCTGAAGGATGAGGGACCGCAGGAGCTCATCAGCGCGGTACGGGCGGCCGCTGCCGGTGACGCGGTGCTCTCGCCGGGCGTGACCGGGACGGTGATCTCCCGGATGCTGCGGTCCGGTACCCCGCAGGACGCCGGCGGCGCGCTCGCGGACGAGCGGATCGCCCGGCTCACCGGCCGGGAGAGGGAGGTCCTGGCGATGCTCGGCCAGGGGCTGTCGAACCAGGACATCGCCGGGCGGCTCGGCATCGGGGTCGGCACGGTGAAGACCCACGTGGGCGCGATCCTGGACAAGACCGGTTCGGTGAGCCGGGTCCAGGCCGCGCTGCTGGCCCACCGCACCGGTCTGGCCTCCTGA
- a CDS encoding ABC transporter ATP-binding protein translates to MSRTFPSSSTALTEPAACGTGLTKTYGKGEGRVTALDAVSVEFARGRFTAVMGPSGSGKSTLMHCMAGLDPVTSGSARIGGVELSTLDDRQLTELRREKVGFVFQGFNLLPTLTALENILLPLRLAGRRPEAAWLETVVATVGLAGRLAHRPTQLSGGQQQRVAVARALVSRPEIVFADEPTGNLDSRSGAEVLGFLRDSVRELGRTVVMVTHDPVAAAYADRVVFLADGRLVDELHDPTAHAVLDRMLAFEGQGRAT, encoded by the coding sequence ATGTCGCGCACGTTTCCTTCCTCCAGCACCGCTCTCACCGAGCCGGCCGCCTGCGGCACCGGCCTGACCAAGACGTACGGGAAGGGGGAGGGCCGGGTCACCGCGCTGGACGCGGTGTCCGTGGAGTTCGCGCGGGGCCGGTTCACCGCCGTCATGGGCCCTTCCGGCTCCGGCAAGTCCACGCTGATGCACTGCATGGCGGGCCTGGACCCGGTGACCTCGGGGTCGGCCCGGATCGGCGGTGTCGAACTGTCCACACTCGACGACCGGCAGCTCACGGAGTTGCGACGGGAGAAGGTCGGCTTCGTCTTCCAGGGCTTCAACCTGCTGCCCACCTTGACCGCGCTGGAGAACATCCTCCTGCCGCTGCGGCTGGCCGGCCGCCGGCCCGAGGCGGCGTGGCTGGAGACCGTCGTCGCCACCGTCGGCCTCGCGGGCCGGCTCGCGCACCGCCCGACGCAGCTTTCCGGCGGCCAGCAGCAGCGCGTCGCCGTGGCCCGCGCCCTGGTCTCCCGCCCGGAGATCGTCTTCGCCGACGAGCCGACCGGCAACCTCGACTCCCGTTCCGGTGCGGAGGTGCTGGGCTTCCTTCGCGACTCGGTGCGCGAACTCGGCCGGACCGTGGTGATGGTGACCCACGACCCCGTGGCCGCCGCCTACGCGGACCGAGTGGTCTTCCTCGCGGACGGTCGGCTCGTCGACGAGCTGCACGACCCGACCGCCCACGCCGTGCTCGACCGGATGCTCGCGTTCGAGGGCCAGGGCCGCGCCACCTGA